In the genome of Euleptes europaea isolate rEulEur1 chromosome 7, rEulEur1.hap1, whole genome shotgun sequence, one region contains:
- the LGALS8 gene encoding galectin-8, whose translation MISLDKMQKTINNPVVPYIGTILGGLQPLELVVVHGFVPEDSDRFQMDFQCGNSVKPRADIAFHFNPRFKRSGCVVCNTLQEERWGLEEITYAMPFEKGKSFEIVFMVLLDKFQVAVNGKHFLLYKHRIDLEKINTLGIYGKVEVQMIEFISNNPLQGSQPSLLGATKEKVGNDTVPGGSQFVVPYVARLNSAVAPGQTIVIKGEVNENPNSFSINLKPSDTSDIALHLNPRIKAKAFVRNSYLCDSWGEEERSIDHFPFCPGMYFELIIFCDALHYKVAVNGVHTLEYKHRFKQLGKINVLEIYGDIRLLDVRSW comes from the exons ATGATCTCCTTGGACAAGATGCAGAAGACAATAAACAACCCG GTTGTTCCATATATTGGGACTATCCTTGGTGGCCTTCAGCCCTTAGAGCTGGTGGTAGTGCATGGGTTTGTTCCAGAAGATTCAGATAG GTTCCAGATGGACTTCCAGTGTGGGAACAGTGTGAAACCTCGTGCTGACATCGCCTTTCATTTCAACCCCCGGTTTAAAAGATCTGGTTGCGTTGTTTGCAATACCCtgcaggaagaaaggtggggctTGGAAGAGATCACCTACGCGATGCCTTTTGAAAAAGGAAAGTCATTTGAGATTGTTTTTATGGTTCTGCTCGATAAATTCCAG gttgccgtaaatggaaaacatttcttgctCTACAAGCATAGAATTGACCTTGAAAAAATAAATACTCTTGGAATATATGGAAAGGTGGAAGTCCAGATGATTGAATTTATTTCAAATAAT cctTTGCAAGGCTCTCAGCCATCCTTGCTAGGGGCAACCAAGGAAAAGGTGGGAAAT GACACAGTACCTGGGGGATCACAGTTT GTAGTTCCTTACGTTGCACGACTTAATTCTGCTGTTGCGCCTGGGCAAACCATTGTCATTAAAGGAGAAGTTAATGAAAATCCAAATAG CTTTTCTATCAACCTTAAACCCAGTGACACATCAGATATTGCGCTGCATTTGAATCCCCGAATAAAAGCTAAAGCTTTTGTAAGGAATTCCTACCTGTGTGACagttggggagaagaagaaaggagcATCGACCACTTCCCTTTCTGTCCAGGAATGTATTTTGAG CTGATAATATTCTGCGATGCTCTTCACTACAAAGTTGCTGTGAATGGTGTGCATACTCTGGAGTATAAGCATCGGTTCAAACAACTGGGCAAGATTAATGTATTGGAAATCTATGGGGATATTCGACTGCTGGATGTCAGAAGCTGGTAG